From a single Planctellipticum variicoloris genomic region:
- a CDS encoding M24 family metallopeptidase encodes MFDLIRMQSAIRDFGFEGWLLYDFRESNILARRVLQLPDSMHTSRRFACFIPAEGEPRRLVHRIESGVLDHIPGEKTVYLRWQEFEAGIATLIGGAKRIAMEYAPRNSNPYISRVDAGTVELVRSFGAEIGSSGDLVQLFEAVWDESQWQMHEAAGQVTNAAFSVAWTFIADAIRANGVTTEWAVQQAILEHFEANHLTTYSPPIVGVNAHSGDPHYETGMTEIRQGDFVLVDLWAKLKEPRAVYSDLTRTGFVGEAVPEKYDAIFQIVARARDAAIQTVRDAFAEGRTLPGWQVDDACRKVIEEAGYGPYFVHRTGHSIGQEVHGNGANIDNLETHEERLILPGCCFSIEPGIYLPEFGVRSEVDVFVDHQRQVHVTGGALQTEVVPILKQY; translated from the coding sequence ATGTTCGATCTCATCCGCATGCAGTCCGCCATCCGCGATTTCGGTTTCGAGGGCTGGCTGCTCTACGACTTCCGCGAGAGCAACATTCTGGCTCGGCGGGTGCTGCAATTGCCCGATTCGATGCATACGTCGCGTCGGTTTGCCTGTTTCATACCGGCCGAGGGAGAACCGCGGCGGCTGGTCCATCGAATCGAGTCGGGAGTGCTCGATCACATTCCCGGCGAGAAGACCGTCTATCTCCGCTGGCAGGAGTTTGAAGCGGGGATCGCGACGCTGATCGGGGGCGCGAAGCGGATCGCGATGGAGTATGCGCCGCGCAACAGCAATCCCTATATTTCCCGCGTCGACGCGGGGACCGTCGAGCTGGTCCGCAGCTTCGGCGCGGAGATCGGTTCGTCCGGCGACCTGGTGCAGCTCTTCGAGGCCGTCTGGGATGAATCACAGTGGCAGATGCACGAGGCGGCAGGGCAGGTGACCAACGCGGCATTTTCCGTCGCGTGGACGTTCATCGCCGACGCCATCCGCGCGAACGGCGTGACGACCGAATGGGCTGTCCAGCAGGCGATCCTGGAGCATTTCGAGGCCAACCACCTGACGACGTACAGCCCGCCGATCGTGGGAGTGAACGCTCACAGCGGCGATCCGCACTATGAAACCGGGATGACGGAGATCCGCCAGGGGGACTTTGTGCTGGTCGATCTGTGGGCGAAGCTCAAGGAGCCGAGGGCGGTCTACAGCGACTTGACCCGGACCGGTTTTGTCGGCGAGGCCGTACCGGAGAAGTACGACGCGATCTTTCAGATTGTCGCCCGGGCGCGCGACGCGGCGATCCAGACCGTACGTGACGCGTTTGCCGAAGGACGGACGCTGCCGGGCTGGCAGGTTGACGACGCCTGCCGGAAGGTGATCGAAGAGGCCGGGTACGGTCCGTACTTCGTGCACCGGACGGGGCACAGCATCGGCCAGGAAGTGCACGGCAACGGGGCGAACATCGATAACCTGGAGACGCACGAAGAACGGCTGATTCTGCCCGGCTGCTGCTTCTCGATCGAGCCTGGGATTTACCTGCCGGAGTTCGGCGTGCGGAGCGAAGTCGATGTCTTCGTCGATCATCAACGGCAAGTACACGTCACAGGGGGAGCGCTGCAGACGGAAGTCGTGCCGATCTTGAAGCAGTATTGA
- a CDS encoding hydantoinase/oxoprolinase family protein, whose translation MQTFGLDIGGANLKAATADGQAVTLAFPLWREPQRLPAALRELLSTLPAPDRLAVATTGELADCYATKAEGVREILAAVIAVAGECPIDVWQTSGEFVTPDEALDEPLLTAAANWHALATWLGRLQPQGNALVLDIGTTTTDIIPLEDSLPVPAGRTDVGRLLSRELVYTGVRRTPLCAVAGEIPFRGELCPLGAELFATTVDVYLLTGELPEDPLDTNTANGKPATRAAAHDRLARQLCCDRTEIELAEAAALARAFRDCQLAQIAQAVEQVLARQSGPCDQLIASGSGSFLIPAVRERIPALANAKFQSLDKLCSPALTEAACAFALARLAEERWLTELAKG comes from the coding sequence ATGCAGACTTTCGGACTCGATATCGGCGGAGCGAATCTCAAAGCGGCCACCGCCGACGGGCAGGCGGTGACGCTCGCCTTTCCCCTCTGGCGCGAACCCCAGCGCCTGCCGGCCGCCCTCCGCGAACTGCTCAGCACGCTCCCCGCTCCCGATCGGCTTGCCGTCGCGACGACCGGCGAGCTTGCCGACTGCTACGCCACCAAGGCCGAGGGGGTCCGCGAGATTCTCGCCGCGGTGATCGCCGTCGCGGGGGAGTGCCCGATCGATGTCTGGCAGACCTCCGGGGAATTCGTCACCCCCGATGAAGCTCTCGACGAACCGCTGCTGACCGCCGCCGCCAACTGGCATGCCCTGGCGACCTGGCTGGGCCGGCTGCAGCCGCAAGGAAACGCCCTGGTTCTCGACATCGGCACGACCACGACGGACATCATCCCGCTCGAAGACAGCCTGCCGGTTCCCGCAGGCCGGACGGATGTGGGGCGTCTGCTGTCGCGCGAGCTGGTCTATACCGGCGTACGAAGGACGCCGCTCTGCGCTGTCGCGGGAGAGATCCCGTTTCGCGGAGAGTTGTGCCCGCTGGGTGCGGAACTGTTTGCGACGACGGTGGACGTCTATCTGCTGACCGGCGAACTGCCGGAAGATCCGTTGGACACGAACACGGCGAACGGCAAGCCGGCGACGCGGGCCGCGGCCCACGATCGACTGGCCCGACAGCTTTGCTGCGATCGGACCGAGATCGAGCTTGCGGAAGCCGCTGCGCTGGCCCGCGCATTCCGCGACTGTCAGCTCGCTCAGATCGCGCAGGCGGTCGAGCAGGTGCTGGCCCGCCAGTCGGGGCCGTGCGACCAGCTCATCGCATCAGGTTCAGGGAGTTTTCTGATTCCCGCGGTGCGGGAACGGATACCGGCCCTCGCCAATGCGAAGTTCCAGTCACTCGACAAACTCTGCTCGCCCGCCCTGACCGAGGCCGCCTGCGCATTCGCGCTGGCCAGGCTGGCTGAGGAGCGGTGGCTGACGGAGTTGGCCAAGGGCTGA
- the lspA gene encoding signal peptidase II — MRTEARAQPLTHAGPVPWSRYPVFFGLAAAALAWDLYSKWAVFADLGVGRISEWQKEFFGNAVRFRLHTNFNYGALWGFGQGYTFVFAALSLVAAVGILYWLFVRGGAWSWWLTIALGLILGGTLGNFYDRLGLHGWKDGDEQVYAVRDFLDFQFFGVFDWAIFNFADSYLVTGAIMLVLYSFKPEPRLVESGEPKAESQIAC; from the coding sequence GTGCGAACGGAAGCGCGAGCTCAGCCACTGACACACGCCGGTCCCGTCCCCTGGAGTCGGTATCCCGTCTTCTTCGGACTCGCCGCCGCCGCGCTCGCCTGGGATCTGTATTCCAAGTGGGCCGTCTTCGCGGATCTGGGCGTCGGCCGCATCAGCGAGTGGCAGAAGGAATTCTTCGGCAACGCCGTCCGCTTCCGCCTGCACACCAACTTCAACTACGGCGCCCTCTGGGGCTTCGGGCAGGGGTACACGTTCGTCTTCGCCGCTCTCAGCCTGGTCGCCGCAGTCGGCATCCTCTACTGGCTCTTCGTCCGGGGCGGCGCCTGGAGCTGGTGGCTGACAATTGCGCTCGGTCTGATCCTCGGCGGCACGCTCGGCAACTTCTACGACCGCCTGGGACTCCACGGCTGGAAGGACGGCGACGAGCAGGTCTACGCGGTGCGCGATTTCCTCGACTTTCAGTTCTTCGGCGTTTTCGACTGGGCCATTTTCAACTTCGCCGACAGCTATCTGGTGACCGGCGCCATCATGCTGGTCCTCTACTCGTTCAAGCCCGAACCGCGCCTGGTCGAAAGTGGAGAGCCAAAAGCGGAAAGCCAGATCGCCTGCTGA
- a CDS encoding Uma2 family endonuclease codes for MKAVIPVVPDELLEQRRRTGADQWDELWEGVLHMPPMPNFDHQGLAQDLEDWLRRNWARPRKGRVYQEVNIAPAGGWPDNYRIPDLILLPRERLVGIRGEYFEGPPLVVVEIRSPGDESYEKLPFYAELGTPEAWIVDRDSRAIEVLVLNRGTYVGVEPDAEEWRTSPATGVQFRPQGERKLALRLESHPADVTMIPEEDDDPQ; via the coding sequence ATGAAAGCTGTCATACCTGTTGTGCCCGACGAACTGCTGGAGCAGCGGCGGCGGACGGGTGCGGACCAGTGGGACGAGTTGTGGGAGGGGGTGCTGCATATGCCGCCGATGCCGAACTTCGACCATCAGGGGCTGGCGCAGGACCTGGAAGATTGGCTGCGGCGGAACTGGGCGCGACCGCGGAAGGGACGCGTCTATCAGGAAGTGAACATTGCACCGGCCGGGGGATGGCCGGACAACTACCGCATTCCCGATTTGATACTGCTACCCCGTGAGCGGCTGGTGGGAATCCGCGGCGAGTATTTCGAAGGCCCGCCGCTGGTCGTCGTCGAAATTCGCAGTCCGGGCGACGAGTCCTACGAAAAACTGCCGTTCTACGCCGAACTGGGGACGCCCGAGGCGTGGATCGTCGACCGTGACAGCCGGGCGATTGAGGTGCTGGTGCTGAACCGGGGAACTTACGTCGGTGTCGAGCCGGATGCGGAGGAATGGCGGACCAGTCCGGCGACCGGGGTGCAGTTCCGGCCGCAAGGGGAGCGGAAACTCGCCCTCCGCTTGGAAAGCCATCCCGCGGACGTGACAATGATCCCCGAAGAGGATGACGATCCGCAGTGA
- a CDS encoding redoxin domain-containing protein, giving the protein MLRIQIIRWVLAATVVCCSLRAMAGADSPDTLDGAAPRFLAAESKIHNRDDFWAARQRLEAQALRLAEQDLRSKDAEQVLHWILMSPRTSESVKLAAERLASFHATSDATANLWVNFAMEPREWTLAFFASAAERELTTDQRAVLDVAQAIHRKSLLELSDELQASPDLEDEYALRLGQELTSRLKHLASAIEESRVVAEFERIADRHGPRMIGGTSARRLAEGGIFAVRHLRLGKIAEGLEGDALDGRTIGLKSLRGQAVLVHFGATWCMPCLAAIPTLKQLRADHQHQELAIVWVGVDRDRRDLDRIVQKHQIEWHVIADSDETLQKQWQVLSLPSYFVLDQDHVIRYRGGSLSRAAGAIGSLFANDAGAVAKLLGIALQTFDKNNDERIERDELPAEKQAIIDLADYNDDGVLSIDELKGYFTKSLTSPAATSRRAPVSPSRD; this is encoded by the coding sequence ATGTTGCGAATTCAAATCATCCGCTGGGTGCTGGCAGCCACGGTCGTGTGTTGTTCGCTTCGTGCAATGGCCGGGGCGGATTCTCCGGATACGTTGGACGGCGCTGCACCAAGGTTCCTGGCGGCTGAAAGCAAGATCCACAATCGCGATGACTTCTGGGCCGCACGACAACGACTGGAGGCGCAGGCGCTGCGGCTGGCCGAGCAAGACCTGCGCAGCAAAGACGCCGAGCAAGTGCTGCACTGGATCCTCATGTCGCCACGAACAAGCGAGTCTGTGAAGCTGGCGGCTGAGCGGCTGGCGAGCTTCCACGCGACGTCGGACGCAACCGCCAACCTGTGGGTGAACTTCGCAATGGAGCCGCGAGAGTGGACGTTAGCGTTCTTCGCCTCGGCGGCAGAACGAGAGTTGACGACCGACCAGCGCGCGGTCCTCGATGTCGCGCAAGCGATTCACAGGAAATCTCTGCTGGAACTGTCAGACGAACTCCAGGCATCGCCGGATCTCGAGGATGAGTACGCCCTCCGGCTGGGGCAGGAACTGACCAGCAGACTCAAGCATCTCGCCAGCGCAATCGAAGAGTCGAGGGTCGTCGCGGAGTTCGAGCGGATTGCCGATCGCCATGGTCCGCGAATGATTGGCGGAACGTCCGCAAGGAGGCTGGCTGAAGGAGGGATCTTTGCCGTTCGCCATCTGAGGCTGGGTAAGATCGCCGAAGGGCTCGAGGGGGATGCGCTCGACGGGAGAACGATTGGGCTCAAGTCACTTCGAGGCCAGGCGGTCCTCGTGCACTTCGGAGCGACATGGTGCATGCCGTGTCTTGCCGCGATTCCGACTTTGAAACAACTGAGAGCCGACCATCAGCATCAAGAGCTGGCGATCGTCTGGGTCGGCGTCGACCGCGACAGGCGCGACTTGGACCGGATTGTGCAGAAGCATCAGATTGAGTGGCACGTCATTGCGGATTCCGACGAAACGCTGCAGAAACAGTGGCAAGTCCTGTCGTTGCCGTCCTATTTCGTGCTGGATCAGGATCATGTTATCCGCTATCGAGGCGGGAGCCTCTCGCGGGCCGCAGGTGCGATTGGCTCGCTCTTCGCAAATGACGCCGGAGCGGTCGCCAAGCTCCTTGGAATTGCCCTGCAGACATTCGACAAGAACAACGACGAACGCATCGAGCGCGACGAACTCCCTGCCGAGAAGCAGGCGATCATTGATCTCGCCGACTACAACGACGATGGAGTGCTCTCGATCGACGAGTTGAAGGGGTACTTCACGAAAAGCCTGACGAGCCCGGCGGCGACTTCGAGACGCGCACCAGTAAGTCCCTCGCGCGATTGA
- a CDS encoding GntR family transcriptional regulator: protein MQFQIVPSSRVPIYQQLVQQVRSGVARGDLAAEERLPSVRQLSRDLVINPNTVARAYTELEREGMLHTRPGLGVFVAAVKTELTKDVRRRRLVELLDGLLTEAVHLGFSREEVQKLLGDRAGRFQWTSPA from the coding sequence ATGCAGTTTCAGATCGTTCCTTCCAGTCGCGTTCCGATCTACCAGCAGCTCGTGCAGCAGGTCCGCTCCGGCGTGGCCCGCGGCGATCTGGCCGCCGAGGAGCGTCTCCCCTCGGTCCGCCAGCTCTCCCGAGACCTGGTGATCAATCCCAACACCGTCGCGCGGGCCTATACCGAGCTCGAACGGGAGGGGATGCTCCATACCCGCCCCGGCCTGGGGGTCTTCGTCGCCGCGGTCAAAACCGAGCTGACGAAAGACGTCCGCCGCCGCCGGCTGGTCGAGCTGCTCGACGGACTGCTGACCGAAGCCGTCCACCTGGGCTTCAGCCGGGAAGAAGTTCAGAAGCTCCTGGGCGACCGCGCCGGCCGTTTCCAGTGGACGTCGCCCGCCTGA
- a CDS encoding protein-L-isoaspartate(D-aspartate) O-methyltransferase, translating to MIRYAIALLAASLLFLGSTAPSLAQGRDPYREPREKMVTDYIEREGVANPRVLASMRQVPRHEFVAGNMKSLAYNDAALAIGHKQTISPPYVVAYMTETIDPQPEDRVLEIGTGSGYQAAVLSNLAKEVYSIEIVEPLGKQAAERLKRLGYANVTTMVGDGYKGWPEHAPFDKIIVTCSPENIPQPLVDQLKEGGRMIIPLGERYSQVFHLLEKQEGKLVMKKLIPTLFVPMTGISEERRQILPDPLHPVLFNGNFEEDANADGLADHWHYQRQATLVTEGAPEGKFCWLLENDELGRPAQGLQGMAIDGTKIGTLAISVRHKTENIRSGKESWERPALVVHFYDSLRKEVETSGVGPWTADADWERSSKTITVPKSAREMIVRVGLNGATGRLWVDDVKMSPLPR from the coding sequence ATGATCCGATATGCGATCGCACTCCTTGCTGCTTCTCTCCTGTTCCTCGGATCGACGGCTCCGAGCCTTGCCCAGGGACGCGACCCTTACCGCGAACCGCGGGAAAAAATGGTCACCGACTACATCGAACGGGAAGGGGTCGCCAACCCCCGCGTCCTCGCCTCCATGCGACAGGTCCCCCGCCACGAGTTCGTCGCCGGCAACATGAAATCCCTGGCCTACAACGACGCGGCGCTGGCGATCGGCCACAAGCAGACGATTTCACCGCCGTACGTCGTCGCCTACATGACGGAGACGATCGATCCGCAACCCGAAGACCGGGTTCTCGAAATCGGCACCGGCAGCGGCTATCAGGCGGCCGTCCTGTCGAACCTCGCCAAAGAAGTCTATTCCATCGAGATCGTCGAGCCCCTCGGCAAGCAGGCGGCCGAGCGCCTCAAGCGGCTCGGCTACGCCAACGTGACCACCATGGTGGGCGACGGCTACAAAGGCTGGCCCGAGCACGCCCCCTTCGACAAGATCATCGTCACCTGCTCCCCCGAGAACATTCCGCAGCCCCTCGTCGACCAGCTCAAGGAAGGGGGCCGGATGATCATTCCCCTGGGCGAACGCTACAGCCAGGTCTTCCATCTGCTCGAAAAACAGGAGGGCAAGCTGGTGATGAAGAAGCTGATTCCGACGCTCTTCGTGCCGATGACGGGCATCTCCGAAGAACGTCGGCAGATCCTCCCCGACCCGCTGCATCCAGTCCTCTTCAACGGCAACTTCGAAGAAGACGCCAACGCAGACGGCCTTGCCGATCACTGGCACTATCAGCGCCAGGCGACGCTGGTGACTGAGGGCGCTCCCGAGGGGAAGTTCTGCTGGCTGCTGGAGAACGACGAGCTCGGCCGGCCCGCCCAGGGGCTCCAGGGCATGGCGATCGACGGCACGAAGATCGGGACCCTCGCCATCTCCGTCCGACATAAGACTGAAAACATTCGTTCCGGCAAGGAATCCTGGGAGCGCCCGGCCCTCGTCGTCCACTTCTACGACAGCCTGCGGAAGGAAGTCGAAACCAGCGGCGTCGGACCCTGGACCGCCGACGCCGACTGGGAACGCTCCTCGAAGACGATCACGGTCCCCAAGTCGGCCCGGGAAATGATCGTCCGCGTTGGACTCAACGGGGCGACCGGCAGGCTCTGGGTCGATGACGTCAAAATGTCGCCGCTGCCGAGGTAG
- a CDS encoding TraR/DksA family transcriptional regulator — protein sequence MLKVADFEEFKSLLLDVRARIRGDVEHLTSEALDRDAGGGESRSPQHLAELGTDTYEQDFALRRVENEQEVLVEIEAALQRIEDGTYGLCEACLEAGKTPAKAVIPKARLRVIPYARNCVECERKRELSH from the coding sequence ATGCTGAAAGTTGCCGATTTCGAGGAGTTCAAAAGTCTGCTCCTCGATGTGCGGGCCCGCATCCGGGGCGATGTGGAACACCTGACGTCCGAGGCGCTCGATCGCGACGCCGGGGGTGGCGAGTCCCGCTCCCCCCAGCATCTGGCGGAACTCGGGACCGATACTTACGAACAGGATTTCGCACTCCGCCGCGTCGAGAACGAGCAGGAAGTTCTCGTGGAGATTGAAGCGGCCTTGCAGCGAATCGAGGACGGAACGTATGGTCTGTGCGAGGCCTGCCTCGAAGCCGGCAAGACGCCGGCGAAAGCCGTGATCCCCAAGGCCCGACTGCGGGTCATTCCTTACGCCAGGAATTGTGTCGAGTGCGAACGGAAGCGCGAGCTCAGCCACTGA
- the xseA gene encoding exodeoxyribonuclease VII large subunit, with amino-acid sequence MPDELPVLSVSDLTMLLKGVVEAHFPAVWVSGEISNFMRAGSGHLYFTLKDDEAQLKAVMWRSAAQRLKFQLHDGLEVLASGPIEVYASRGQYQIIVDRMQPQGLGALELALRQLQQKLAAEGLFDEARKRPLPMFPRRIALVTSPTGAAVHDMLQVITRRWPAARVVILPVAVQGDGAAQQIAAALRKVHLLPEVDVVITGRGGGSVEDLWAFNEEVVARAIYDCPIPVVSAVGHEIDVSIADLVADRRALTPSEAGELVVPLLTEVQQTLDHIRRRMTTALQQRAQRARLTLDNLRQRRCFAKPLQRVHDLAARLDELEGRLQRGLRGRVETSRQQLATLAASLDALSPLGVLKRGYSLTKRLSDGQLVRDAGQLLPGDAISILLASGSVVSRVERVERDDE; translated from the coding sequence ATGCCCGACGAACTTCCCGTCCTGTCCGTCAGCGATCTGACGATGCTCCTCAAGGGGGTTGTCGAAGCCCACTTTCCCGCCGTGTGGGTCAGCGGCGAGATCTCGAACTTCATGCGGGCGGGATCGGGGCATCTGTACTTCACGCTGAAGGACGACGAAGCCCAGCTCAAGGCGGTGATGTGGCGGAGTGCGGCCCAGCGGCTGAAGTTTCAGCTCCACGACGGCCTGGAAGTCCTGGCCAGCGGCCCGATCGAAGTCTACGCGTCGCGCGGACAGTACCAGATCATCGTCGACCGGATGCAGCCCCAGGGGCTCGGAGCGCTGGAACTCGCGCTCCGGCAACTGCAGCAGAAGCTGGCGGCGGAGGGGCTGTTCGACGAAGCCCGCAAGCGTCCGTTGCCGATGTTTCCGCGGCGCATCGCCCTGGTGACCAGTCCGACCGGGGCCGCCGTCCACGACATGCTGCAGGTCATCACCCGGCGGTGGCCGGCGGCGCGGGTGGTGATTCTGCCGGTCGCCGTGCAAGGGGACGGCGCCGCCCAGCAGATCGCCGCGGCACTGCGCAAGGTCCATCTGCTGCCCGAAGTCGACGTCGTGATCACCGGGCGTGGCGGCGGGAGCGTCGAAGACCTGTGGGCCTTTAACGAGGAAGTCGTGGCGCGGGCGATTTACGACTGTCCGATTCCGGTCGTCAGCGCGGTCGGCCACGAGATCGACGTCAGCATCGCCGACCTGGTGGCGGACCGGCGGGCGCTGACGCCGAGCGAAGCGGGCGAGCTGGTCGTGCCGCTGCTGACTGAAGTCCAGCAGACGCTGGATCACATCCGCCGTCGGATGACGACCGCGCTGCAGCAGCGGGCGCAACGAGCCCGGCTGACGCTCGACAATCTTCGGCAGCGACGTTGCTTTGCGAAGCCGCTGCAGCGCGTGCATGACCTGGCGGCCCGGCTGGACGAGCTGGAAGGCCGGCTGCAGCGGGGCCTGCGTGGACGGGTCGAAACGTCGCGTCAGCAGCTCGCCACGCTGGCGGCGTCGCTCGATGCCCTCAGCCCGCTGGGAGTGCTGAAGCGGGGATACTCGCTGACAAAACGGCTTTCGGACGGCCAGCTCGTGCGGGACGCCGGGCAGCTTTTGCCGGGGGATGCGATCTCGATCCTGCTGGCCAGCGGGAGCGTCGTGAGCCGGGTGGAGCGAGTGGAGCGGGATGACGAGTGA
- the dapF gene encoding diaminopimelate epimerase, protein MRFTKMHGIGNDYVYVNAFEEKLPADIPALAIAVSDRHKGIGGDGLILIGPSEVADARMRMFNADGSESEMCGNGVRCVAKYVYDHGIARKPELRIETGRGVLTLQMFPGSNGKIDRVRVNMGPPILKFDQIPTTLPGQPPLNVPLEVGGKKFDVTCVSMGNPHCITFVDEVNDDWVLRVGPLLEKHPAFPRRVNAEFIQVVSPDEFIMRVWERGSGETQACGTGACASAVAGILTGRTHNRVLVHLPGGDLELEWAGGDSPVFMTGSATEVFTGEWLGG, encoded by the coding sequence ATGCGTTTCACCAAGATGCACGGCATCGGCAACGACTATGTGTACGTCAATGCCTTCGAGGAAAAGCTGCCCGCGGACATTCCCGCGCTGGCCATCGCCGTCAGCGACCGGCACAAGGGAATCGGCGGCGACGGGCTGATTCTGATCGGCCCGTCGGAAGTCGCCGACGCCCGCATGCGAATGTTCAACGCCGACGGCAGCGAGTCGGAGATGTGCGGCAACGGCGTGCGCTGCGTCGCGAAATACGTCTACGACCACGGCATCGCCCGCAAGCCCGAACTGAGAATCGAAACCGGGCGGGGGGTGCTGACGCTGCAGATGTTTCCCGGTTCCAACGGCAAGATCGACCGGGTGCGGGTCAACATGGGGCCGCCGATTCTGAAGTTCGACCAGATTCCAACGACGCTGCCGGGGCAGCCGCCGTTGAACGTGCCGCTGGAAGTCGGCGGAAAAAAGTTCGACGTCACGTGCGTCTCGATGGGAAATCCGCACTGCATCACGTTCGTGGACGAGGTCAACGACGACTGGGTGCTGCGGGTCGGCCCGCTGCTCGAAAAGCACCCGGCGTTTCCGCGGCGGGTCAACGCCGAGTTCATCCAAGTCGTCTCGCCCGACGAGTTCATCATGCGGGTGTGGGAGCGGGGGAGCGGCGAGACGCAGGCCTGCGGCACCGGGGCCTGCGCATCGGCCGTCGCAGGCATTCTGACCGGTCGAACGCACAACCGCGTGCTGGTGCATCTGCCGGGGGGCGACCTGGAACTGGAGTGGGCCGGCGGCGACAGCCCGGTGTTCATGACGGGGTCGGCGACAGAGGTGTTTACGGGCGAGTGGCTGGGGGGGTGA
- a CDS encoding amidohydrolase yields MQIRQAYEEAKELQEWIVGLRRELHRFPELSYQEVRTSALVRRTLDELGIPYRYPVAETGVVATLGRSDGPCVALRADMDALPIHEQADVPFRSEIDGKMHACGHDCHTAMLLGAAKILKRQEASLTGTVKLLFQPAEEGDAGAERMCQQGVLENPRVQRVFGLHVWPTLPTGTIGGRTGTFLAAAGQLNIVVHGQGGHAAMPHRAIDPVTTAAQVICELQTIVSRELDPLEAGVVSITMVHAGHAYNVIPPTVELAGTIRSLSLEGLLFLQQRVREIAERICAAHRCRAEVSFPGNDYPPTLNDATLWQVARELGSELLGTEQVVELPPTMGGEDFAYYTQQAPGCFVALGMRNEGEGAIYNVHDPRFKMDESALPLGSALHVAFALRSLDELKS; encoded by the coding sequence GTGCAGATCCGCCAGGCGTATGAAGAAGCGAAGGAGTTGCAGGAGTGGATTGTCGGGCTGCGGCGAGAGTTGCATCGCTTTCCCGAACTCTCCTACCAGGAAGTGCGCACGAGCGCACTCGTCCGGCGGACGCTCGACGAGCTGGGGATTCCCTACCGCTATCCGGTCGCGGAGACCGGCGTGGTGGCGACATTGGGCCGGAGCGACGGACCTTGCGTCGCGCTGCGGGCCGACATGGACGCGCTGCCGATCCACGAGCAGGCGGACGTGCCGTTCCGCAGCGAGATCGACGGCAAGATGCACGCCTGCGGCCACGACTGTCATACGGCGATGCTGCTCGGGGCGGCGAAGATTCTCAAACGGCAGGAAGCCTCGCTGACGGGAACGGTGAAACTGCTGTTTCAGCCCGCCGAGGAGGGAGACGCCGGGGCCGAGCGGATGTGCCAGCAGGGAGTCCTCGAGAATCCCCGCGTGCAGCGGGTGTTCGGCCTGCATGTCTGGCCGACCCTGCCGACGGGAACGATCGGCGGTCGGACGGGAACGTTTCTGGCCGCGGCGGGCCAGCTCAACATTGTCGTGCACGGTCAGGGGGGCCACGCGGCGATGCCGCATCGGGCGATCGATCCGGTGACCACGGCGGCGCAAGTGATCTGCGAACTGCAGACGATCGTATCCCGGGAGCTCGATCCACTCGAAGCGGGCGTGGTGAGTATCACGATGGTCCACGCCGGGCACGCCTACAACGTGATTCCGCCGACGGTGGAGCTGGCCGGGACGATTCGGTCGCTGTCGCTGGAGGGACTGCTCTTTCTGCAGCAGCGAGTGCGCGAGATCGCCGAGCGGATCTGTGCGGCCCATCGTTGCCGGGCGGAAGTCTCGTTCCCCGGCAACGACTATCCGCCGACCTTGAACGATGCGACGTTGTGGCAGGTGGCGCGGGAGCTGGGAAGCGAGCTGCTGGGAACCGAGCAGGTTGTCGAGTTGCCGCCCACGATGGGGGGCGAGGACTTTGCGTACTACACGCAGCAGGCGCCGGGCTGTTTTGTGGCCCTGGGGATGCGGAACGAAGGGGAGGGGGCGATCTACAACGTGCACGACCCGCGGTTCAAGATGGACGAATCCGCGCTGCCGCTCGGTTCGGCCCTGCACGTGGCGTTTGCGCTGCGGTCGCTGGATGAGTTGAAGTCCTAG